A window from Lactiplantibacillus pentosus encodes these proteins:
- a CDS encoding PTS galactitol transporter subunit IIC, with protein sequence MDVLKTIVNYVLNLGGPVFVPLIMFIIATIAGLKLKKSVLAALTLGVAFSGMTLVVNYMMDSISPAAKAMSKIFHLSLNAIDAGWTGVAAITWSYKSAFLFFPLLLAINFIMLTFKWTKTLNVDMWNVWNKIFTYVVVLYFTHNVFYGFIVAGIQIVLELKAGDMWQRHIEDLTGMPGVTVPHFVTLFAVILQPLNKLLDFIPVMNRPFDSAALQKKIGVFGDNTVMGAIIGVLLGFGAGYSVSKSLNLAIQAATAMTLFPMISKLFMQALSPIADAMSDFMKKHFNGREVFIGLDWPILAGRNELWVTVVILVPIMLIFAMILPGNTVLPFAGIINLSFVVAALLLTGANLLRMLVLGFITTPVFLYGATYFAPIITNLAKSTGTVKVHAGQQLSWSTFEGPDFRLFFAKAFTGEWWAIGLSILWLVGFIWLYIDQNKAKLPSQRYVLAGSGVTEATSSNVSTPVSSASSSDTDLDDLDNMDFSRTTKPSSDNSNSQDELDDLDGMNFSNISKDNKR encoded by the coding sequence ATGGATGTGTTAAAAACAATTGTCAATTACGTTCTTAACTTAGGTGGCCCAGTCTTCGTTCCGTTGATCATGTTTATTATTGCAACGATCGCTGGATTAAAGCTCAAGAAATCCGTACTGGCAGCCTTAACACTCGGTGTCGCTTTCAGCGGTATGACACTGGTCGTTAATTACATGATGGATTCAATTTCTCCAGCAGCTAAGGCAATGTCCAAAATTTTCCATCTTAGTCTAAATGCCATCGATGCTGGTTGGACTGGGGTCGCAGCAATTACTTGGTCTTATAAATCCGCATTTCTATTTTTCCCACTATTACTTGCCATAAACTTTATTATGCTCACATTTAAATGGACAAAAACATTAAATGTCGATATGTGGAATGTTTGGAACAAGATTTTCACATATGTTGTCGTCTTATATTTCACTCACAACGTATTTTATGGCTTTATCGTCGCCGGCATCCAAATTGTTTTGGAACTCAAAGCAGGGGACATGTGGCAACGTCATATTGAAGACTTAACTGGTATGCCCGGTGTAACAGTCCCACACTTTGTCACATTATTTGCCGTAATCTTGCAACCACTCAATAAATTGCTCGATTTCATTCCTGTTATGAATCGACCGTTTGATTCAGCAGCACTTCAGAAAAAGATCGGTGTCTTCGGTGATAATACTGTCATGGGTGCAATCATTGGTGTGCTATTAGGATTTGGTGCTGGATATTCAGTCTCTAAGTCTTTAAACCTTGCCATTCAAGCGGCTACCGCAATGACTTTATTCCCAATGATTTCAAAGTTATTTATGCAAGCGCTTTCCCCGATTGCCGATGCGATGAGTGACTTCATGAAGAAACACTTTAACGGTCGTGAGGTCTTTATTGGTTTAGATTGGCCAATTCTTGCCGGGCGAAACGAGCTTTGGGTTACCGTCGTAATTTTAGTCCCGATCATGCTCATCTTTGCAATGATCTTGCCTGGTAATACTGTTTTACCTTTCGCGGGTATCATCAATCTTTCGTTCGTTGTCGCCGCATTGCTATTAACTGGCGCCAACCTATTACGAATGCTCGTATTAGGATTCATCACTACCCCAGTCTTTCTATACGGAGCAACCTACTTTGCACCAATCATTACCAACTTAGCCAAATCAACTGGTACTGTTAAAGTTCACGCAGGTCAACAACTCTCTTGGTCTACATTTGAAGGTCCAGATTTTCGCTTATTCTTCGCAAAGGCGTTCACTGGTGAATGGTGGGCAATCGGGCTCTCAATTCTATGGTTGGTTGGATTTATCTGGCTATACATTGACCAGAACAAGGCAAAACTCCCAAGTCAACGCTACGTTCTTGCAGGTAGTGGTGTGACCGAAGCAACATCATCCAATGTATCTACTCCTGTAAGTAGCGCATCCTCTTCAGACACTGACTTAGATGACTTAGATAATATGGATTTCAGTCGCACAACTAAGCCATCTTCAGATAATTCTAATTCGCAAGATGAGCTTGATGACTTAGACGGCATGAACTTTAGTAATATTTCAAAAGATAATAAGCGGTGA
- a CDS encoding class II aldolase/adducin family protein, with protein MTEAYVFEAERRDLASVAREMFNRKNTNVAGGNISVKITAPRDINYGPVQIKKHHDYLIMTPTFMSEAWFGKLSGAQILVVDLETGKQIDGVGRLTREINMHIGAYEANPGIKVVYHSHAEESMFWATIGQDMPNVTEITAVNQKLGKIKCLPYKEACSQELADQVHESLTALGDGALENIFLLNSHGVLITCSDLHEATRILETVEWNAKIAYQETIFKKLGLIKQYQSCGADTTAFLD; from the coding sequence ATGACTGAAGCGTATGTTTTTGAAGCTGAACGACGTGATTTAGCTAGCGTCGCTCGAGAAATGTTTAATCGTAAGAACACGAATGTAGCTGGTGGCAATATTTCTGTGAAAATAACGGCACCACGTGACATCAATTATGGTCCCGTTCAGATCAAGAAGCATCACGATTACTTAATCATGACACCAACCTTTATGTCTGAGGCTTGGTTTGGAAAGCTATCTGGTGCGCAAATTCTAGTTGTAGATCTTGAAACTGGCAAACAAATTGATGGCGTCGGTCGTTTGACCCGTGAAATTAATATGCATATCGGTGCCTATGAAGCCAATCCAGGAATTAAAGTTGTCTATCATTCTCACGCCGAAGAATCGATGTTTTGGGCAACGATTGGTCAAGACATGCCTAATGTAACTGAAATTACCGCTGTTAATCAGAAGTTAGGCAAGATTAAATGTTTACCTTATAAAGAAGCATGTTCTCAAGAACTAGCAGATCAAGTTCACGAGAGCCTAACCGCACTTGGTGACGGTGCGTTAGAGAATATCTTCCTTCTAAATAGTCATGGTGTTTTAATAACCTGTTCTGATCTACACGAAGCGACTCGGATTCTAGAAACCGTAGAGTGGAACGCTAAGATCGCCTACCAGGAAACTATTTTTAAAAAGTTAGGCTTGATTAAGCAATACCAATCTTGTGGTGCTGATACGACAGCATTTCTAGATTAA
- a CDS encoding sugar porter family MFS transporter, whose product MDVSGSTDRKSNSHTGFLWLATFIAAMGSLLFGYDTGIVNGSLEFMAVKGQLDLTAFQQGIVSSGLTLGAAFGAIIGGPFADKIGRKKILTILGIIFSVGALGCAFATNITILIVFRFILGLAVGSASANVPVYIAEIAPTELRGKMVTTAQVMIVSGQFVAFGVNAALTPLGAENAAIWRWMLGLGTIPGIILWIGMYLIPESPRWLVSQGKMDKALGVLRRIRSAASVESEMKEIQDKDKADKELNAEQATFKELISKRWVVQILITGAMLGIIQQFAGINSIMYYGGKIIQESGFDTTVAAILNAGNGFLSIVGAVLGMFTIDWLGRRNLEFAGLTICGITLVAAGVIHTVAPNASWAGITIVILVYLYIIFFQGTLGPVTWLINSEIFPQRYRGIGTGITIFVLWIGNFIVGLLSPVLLEWNMSNTFYIFAVCCVLGIIFVALRVPETKGVPLEEIEKYFRTKYDK is encoded by the coding sequence ATGGACGTTAGCGGAAGTACTGATAGGAAGAGCAATTCACATACGGGCTTTCTTTGGTTAGCAACATTTATAGCCGCAATGGGATCATTGCTCTTTGGATATGACACAGGGATTGTTAATGGCTCCTTAGAATTCATGGCAGTAAAGGGCCAACTTGATTTAACTGCATTTCAGCAAGGTATTGTTTCGTCTGGACTAACGCTTGGTGCAGCATTTGGGGCAATTATTGGTGGACCTTTTGCGGATAAAATTGGACGAAAAAAGATTTTAACTATCTTAGGTATCATCTTTTCAGTCGGAGCATTAGGCTGTGCTTTTGCAACAAATATTACTATTTTAATTGTATTCCGGTTTATCTTGGGTTTAGCAGTCGGCTCAGCATCTGCTAACGTACCAGTTTATATTGCCGAAATTGCACCGACTGAGTTACGGGGGAAAATGGTCACTACTGCGCAAGTGATGATTGTTTCTGGCCAATTTGTTGCCTTTGGTGTCAACGCAGCCTTAACTCCTTTAGGTGCAGAAAATGCTGCAATTTGGCGCTGGATGTTAGGATTAGGAACGATTCCTGGTATTATTCTTTGGATCGGAATGTATCTTATCCCAGAATCACCAAGATGGTTGGTTTCGCAGGGAAAGATGGATAAAGCATTAGGCGTATTACGTCGAATTCGTTCAGCTGCTAGTGTTGAGTCTGAAATGAAAGAGATCCAAGACAAGGATAAAGCAGACAAGGAATTAAATGCGGAGCAGGCAACGTTCAAGGAATTAATTAGCAAACGATGGGTTGTACAGATTTTAATTACCGGTGCGATGTTGGGAATTATTCAACAGTTTGCTGGTATTAATTCTATTATGTATTACGGTGGTAAGATCATCCAGGAATCTGGGTTTGACACTACTGTCGCTGCGATTTTGAATGCAGGTAACGGATTTTTGTCAATTGTTGGTGCTGTTTTAGGAATGTTCACGATTGATTGGTTAGGTAGGCGTAACCTAGAGTTTGCGGGGCTAACAATCTGTGGAATTACGTTAGTTGCTGCAGGGGTTATTCATACTGTTGCGCCTAATGCAAGCTGGGCCGGAATAACGATTGTTATTTTGGTTTATCTATACATTATTTTCTTCCAAGGAACATTGGGACCAGTTACCTGGCTAATCAATTCAGAAATCTTTCCGCAAAGATATCGTGGAATTGGAACTGGTATTACCATCTTTGTATTATGGATTGGTAACTTCATCGTCGGGTTGTTATCACCAGTATTACTAGAATGGAATATGTCGAATACATTTTATATCTTTGCCGTTTGTTGCGTATTAGGTATTATCTTTGTTGCATTACGGGTACCAGAGACTAAGGGTGTACCGCTTGAAGAAATTGAAAAGTATTTCCGGACTAAGTATGATAAGTAG
- a CDS encoding Gfo/Idh/MocA family protein — protein sequence MGRTRKPLRAAIIGLGRLGSRHARHLANQVQNVELVAACALDEKQLKWAQDELGVKTTYTNYKDMIDTEDLDVIFIVAPIPFHPEMTIYAINAGLSVFCEKPLGLDLEKVDEMAEVIRSHPDQIFQSGFMRRYDDSYRYAKKIVDDGGIGNIIYMRGYGIDPISGMDSFTKFATEADSGGIFVDMNIHDIDLIRWFTGQEPVQAYGLTSNIAAPQLADIGEFETGVAQLKMDGGVIATLIGGRHAAHGNQVELEIMGSNGWLRVGEHPDLNRVTVFNENGVVRPSLQSFGERFDDAFTDEVQDFVHNVIVGKQPEVTVDDGIKALRIAKACQQSADAGKLVDIRL from the coding sequence ATGGGTAGAACAAGAAAGCCATTGCGAGCTGCAATTATTGGCCTGGGGCGATTAGGATCTCGACATGCACGTCATTTAGCAAATCAGGTCCAGAATGTTGAGTTGGTAGCCGCTTGTGCTCTAGACGAGAAACAACTGAAGTGGGCCCAAGATGAGCTCGGCGTTAAGACGACCTACACAAACTATAAAGATATGATCGATACAGAAGACCTTGATGTGATTTTTATTGTTGCGCCAATACCATTTCATCCAGAAATGACAATTTATGCCATTAACGCTGGACTAAGTGTTTTTTGCGAAAAACCATTAGGGCTTGATCTTGAAAAGGTTGATGAAATGGCAGAGGTCATTAGGTCGCACCCTGATCAAATCTTTCAGAGCGGTTTTATGCGTCGGTATGATGACTCGTATCGCTATGCTAAGAAAATTGTGGATGATGGCGGGATTGGCAATATCATTTATATGCGTGGATACGGGATTGATCCAATATCTGGCATGGACAGCTTTACGAAATTTGCCACTGAAGCGGATTCTGGCGGTATCTTTGTAGATATGAATATTCATGATATTGATCTGATTAGGTGGTTTACAGGACAAGAGCCTGTTCAAGCTTATGGGCTAACTAGTAATATAGCTGCCCCACAGCTTGCTGACATTGGTGAGTTCGAAACCGGTGTTGCTCAGTTGAAAATGGACGGCGGTGTTATTGCAACATTAATCGGCGGTCGACATGCTGCTCATGGCAATCAAGTTGAGCTTGAAATAATGGGATCAAATGGTTGGTTGCGAGTCGGCGAGCATCCAGACTTGAATCGAGTCACCGTATTTAATGAGAACGGTGTCGTTCGTCCATCACTTCAGAGTTTTGGTGAACGCTTTGACGATGCATTTACTGATGAGGTGCAAGATTTTGTGCATAACGTTATTGTTGGAAAGCAGCCGGAAGTAACAGTAGATGATGGTATCAAGGCGTTGAGGATCGCCAAAGCTTGTCAACAGTCTGCCGATGCAGGAAAGCTAGTCGATATCCGGCTATAA
- a CDS encoding Gfo/Idh/MocA family protein, with amino-acid sequence MAETHVTKVGIVGIGFIGSDHLHRLSKTVANVDVTAVCDIVPGKAQKALDQQGLTATTYEDYHDLVNDPNVEVVVCTANNEAHYEIVMAALKAGKFTFCEKPLALDAKQCMDIIDSEKKLGRRMLQVGFMRHYAPEYVQMKKMIDDGVIGKPLMMDQRHYNQTQPEEYDSSRSIIETAIHEIDIDHWLVNDDYANIRVFSPKQTRHVQNAKIQDPQIVMIETKTGINIINEVFVRCQYGYDIKCDVIGEEGVLELPTVPQVATRLNAQYSTAILTDWKARFESAYDIEFRDFINHVSQNESPVGPSAWDGYIAAVTADAALKSLAEDGAKQDLDFPATPEFYTESEKVSE; translated from the coding sequence ATGGCTGAAACACATGTAACTAAAGTAGGTATTGTTGGTATTGGTTTTATTGGATCTGATCATTTGCATCGTCTAAGCAAGACTGTCGCTAACGTGGATGTTACTGCTGTGTGTGATATCGTTCCAGGTAAAGCACAAAAAGCATTGGATCAACAAGGACTAACTGCCACGACATATGAAGATTATCATGATCTTGTTAATGATCCTAATGTTGAAGTTGTCGTATGTACGGCAAATAACGAAGCTCATTATGAAATCGTTATGGCTGCACTAAAGGCTGGCAAGTTCACATTTTGTGAAAAGCCATTAGCACTCGATGCTAAGCAATGTATGGATATTATTGATTCGGAAAAGAAACTTGGTCGTCGTATGTTGCAAGTTGGGTTTATGCGGCATTATGCACCTGAATACGTTCAAATGAAGAAAATGATTGACGATGGTGTCATTGGAAAGCCTTTGATGATGGATCAACGTCATTATAATCAAACCCAACCCGAAGAATATGATTCTTCACGGTCAATTATTGAAACTGCGATCCATGAAATCGACATTGACCATTGGTTAGTAAATGATGATTATGCAAATATTCGGGTATTTAGTCCAAAGCAAACCCGTCATGTTCAAAATGCAAAAATTCAAGACCCGCAAATTGTCATGATCGAGACTAAGACAGGTATTAACATCATCAACGAAGTCTTTGTTCGTTGCCAATACGGGTATGATATTAAGTGCGATGTTATTGGTGAAGAGGGTGTTCTTGAATTACCAACGGTTCCACAAGTTGCGACTCGCTTGAACGCACAATACAGCACCGCAATTTTAACGGATTGGAAAGCTCGCTTTGAAAGCGCATACGACATTGAATTCCGGGACTTTATTAATCATGTTTCGCAAAATGAATCACCTGTAGGTCCATCAGCTTGGGATGGTTATATTGCTGCTGTGACCGCTGATGCAGCACTAAAATCACTTGCCGAAGATGGTGCTAAACAAGACTTAGACTTCCCAGCAACACCAGAATTTTATACCGAAAGTGAAAAAGTCTCCGAATAA
- the iolE gene encoding myo-inosose-2 dehydratase, translating to MSSNVEKDIKWGIAPIGWRNDDIPSIGKDNNLQQLLSDIVVAGFQGTEVGGFFPGPEKLNYELKLRNLEIAGQWFSSYIIRDGIEKASEAFEKHCQYLKAINAPVAVVSEQTYTIQRSDTANIFKDKPYFTDKEWDEVCKGLNHYGEIAAKYGLKVAYHHHMGTGIQTKEETDRLMANTDPKLVGLLYDTGHIAVSDGDYMALLNAHIDRVVHVHFKDVRRAKEEECREKGLTFQGSFLNGMFTVPGDGDLDFKPVYDKLIANNYKGWIVVEAEQDPSKANPLEMAQIAHRYIEQHLIEN from the coding sequence ATGAGTTCAAACGTAGAAAAAGACATCAAATGGGGAATTGCACCGATCGGTTGGCGGAATGATGATATTCCTTCAATTGGGAAAGACAACAATTTACAACAGTTATTAAGTGATATTGTTGTGGCTGGGTTTCAAGGGACCGAAGTAGGGGGCTTTTTCCCAGGCCCAGAAAAGTTAAATTACGAACTAAAATTGCGTAATCTTGAGATTGCCGGCCAGTGGTTTAGCAGTTATATCATTCGGGACGGCATTGAAAAGGCAAGCGAGGCCTTTGAAAAGCATTGTCAGTATTTGAAGGCGATTAATGCGCCAGTAGCAGTAGTTTCAGAACAAACCTACACAATCCAGCGTTCTGATACTGCCAATATTTTTAAAGACAAGCCATATTTCACGGACAAAGAATGGGATGAGGTTTGCAAAGGACTCAATCATTATGGCGAAATCGCTGCTAAGTATGGATTAAAGGTCGCTTATCATCACCATATGGGGACTGGAATTCAGACAAAAGAAGAGACTGATCGCTTGATGGCTAACACTGATCCTAAGCTAGTTGGATTACTTTATGATACTGGTCACATTGCAGTGTCAGATGGCGATTATATGGCGTTGCTAAACGCACATATTGATCGCGTAGTTCACGTTCACTTTAAGGATGTTCGGCGTGCAAAAGAAGAAGAATGCAGAGAAAAAGGTCTGACTTTCCAAGGATCCTTCTTGAACGGGATGTTTACAGTTCCTGGTGATGGAGATTTGGACTTCAAACCAGTCTATGACAAATTAATTGCGAATAATTATAAGGGATGGATTGTCGTTGAAGCAGAGCAGGATCCTTCAAAGGCCAATCCTTTAGAGATGGCGCAAATTGCACATCGGTATATCGAACAGCATTTAATTGAAAATTAG
- the iolG gene encoding inositol 2-dehydrogenase codes for MDESTKITSQNITIGIIGMGRIGNVHYKNLMRIPNVTIKYVCDLLATTEWATKYKNAEHIVTDYHDILADSEVEAVLICVPTDLHPKITIEAAEAGKDIFCEKPVGFNDRDILKALDTVKRCGVKFEVGFNRRFDKNFRRIVDHRINGDIGDEQILKITSRDPEPPSLDYINHSGGIFMDMTIHDFDMARYITDAEVDQVYVIGNVLVDPKIGNAGDIDTAIISLSFKNGMMGVIDNSRQAVYGYDQRIELFGSKGMAHADNVVDSTTTYAGEKDVSGDKPMFFFLQRYIDAYKDEIESFLDAVRGNHEVECTFEDGIKAIRLAQAAKKSLETGQPVTVADI; via the coding sequence ATGGACGAAAGCACAAAAATCACAAGCCAAAATATCACAATCGGTATTATCGGTATGGGTCGAATAGGTAACGTGCATTATAAAAATTTGATGCGTATTCCTAATGTTACGATCAAATACGTTTGTGATTTGCTTGCAACCACAGAATGGGCAACCAAATACAAGAATGCTGAACACATTGTCACGGACTATCATGATATTTTAGCTGACTCAGAAGTGGAGGCTGTATTAATTTGCGTGCCAACAGATCTTCATCCAAAGATCACGATAGAAGCTGCTGAAGCTGGGAAAGATATTTTCTGTGAGAAACCAGTTGGATTTAATGATCGTGATATTTTGAAAGCGCTTGATACCGTGAAGCGCTGCGGTGTGAAATTCGAAGTTGGCTTTAATCGTCGGTTTGATAAGAATTTCCGTCGAATTGTAGACCATCGTATTAACGGTGATATTGGGGACGAACAGATTCTAAAAATTACATCACGTGATCCAGAACCGCCGTCGCTAGATTATATCAATCATTCAGGCGGAATCTTTATGGATATGACTATTCATGATTTTGACATGGCACGGTACATCACAGATGCTGAAGTTGATCAAGTCTATGTCATTGGAAATGTACTTGTTGATCCAAAGATTGGCAATGCCGGAGATATTGATACTGCCATCATTAGTCTATCTTTCAAGAATGGCATGATGGGGGTCATTGACAATAGTCGGCAGGCTGTTTATGGGTACGACCAACGAATTGAATTATTTGGTTCAAAAGGAATGGCACACGCTGATAACGTTGTTGATAGTACGACAACCTATGCTGGAGAGAAGGACGTTAGCGGTGATAAACCAATGTTTTTCTTCTTACAACGGTATATTGACGCCTATAAAGACGAAATTGAATCATTCTTAGATGCCGTTCGCGGGAATCATGAAGTTGAATGTACTTTCGAAGACGGGATTAAGGCGATTCGATTAGCTCAAGCAGCTAAAAAATCATTGGAAACTGGGCAACCAGTAACTGTCGCAGATATTTAA
- a CDS encoding sugar porter family MFS transporter, whose amino-acid sequence MSAEKSVKSDHVPLPDSTSNNINQNAERHLNHIAFISTLGGLLFGVDTGVINGAIGYMATPAELNLSPNNEGLVTSGITLGAAFGAVFAGHLSDRIGRKRLLKYLALLFFVCTLACSLAPNALFMIISRILLGLAVGGASVIVPTYLSEISTPEIRGRLVTQNELMIVTGQLLAFIVNAILGNWFGHISNIWRYMIGFGMIPAIALFFGMMVVPESPRWLVMVNQLDRAFDSLKQIRSHPKACREEISQIQDTLNQESEIKQATFKDLATPWIRRLVFIGIGLGVMQQFIGINIMMYYGTTILTNAGFAHNAALIANIGNGLISVIATFVGMSIMNRVNRRSMLIAGIIGTTSSLLLIVGISAFLSQSTLLPVLVVLCTMMFLGFFQGFISPLVWLLLSEIFPQNLRGLGMGVSTFFLWFANFLVGYFFPILLSAVGMTWTFLIFVFFNILSFIFAYKYAPETRGKSLELIQMEFKYGDTSGINPEDK is encoded by the coding sequence ATGTCTGCTGAAAAAAGTGTCAAATCTGATCACGTACCGCTCCCGGATTCGACTTCCAATAACATTAATCAAAATGCTGAGCGTCATTTAAATCATATTGCCTTTATATCAACATTAGGAGGACTCTTATTTGGAGTTGATACAGGTGTTATTAACGGTGCAATTGGATATATGGCAACACCGGCAGAATTAAATCTCTCGCCTAATAACGAAGGACTGGTTACAAGCGGCATCACTTTGGGCGCAGCATTCGGCGCTGTTTTCGCTGGTCATCTTTCAGACCGAATTGGTCGAAAACGACTGCTGAAATATTTAGCCTTGCTTTTTTTCGTTTGCACTCTAGCTTGTTCCCTTGCACCAAACGCATTGTTTATGATCATATCCCGAATATTACTTGGATTGGCAGTTGGTGGTGCCTCCGTCATCGTGCCAACGTATCTATCAGAGATATCCACCCCCGAAATCAGAGGACGTTTGGTCACTCAGAATGAGTTAATGATTGTCACCGGGCAATTGCTAGCCTTTATTGTTAATGCTATTTTGGGGAATTGGTTTGGCCACATTTCGAATATTTGGCGTTATATGATTGGCTTCGGTATGATCCCGGCCATCGCACTTTTCTTTGGTATGATGGTGGTTCCTGAGTCTCCTCGATGGCTAGTAATGGTCAATCAGCTTGATAGAGCTTTTGATTCCCTGAAGCAAATTCGTTCTCATCCGAAAGCATGCAGAGAAGAAATTAGCCAGATCCAAGATACATTGAATCAAGAAAGTGAAATTAAGCAAGCAACCTTTAAAGACCTTGCAACACCATGGATTCGTCGTCTAGTGTTCATTGGGATTGGGCTTGGTGTAATGCAACAATTCATCGGTATTAATATCATGATGTATTACGGAACAACAATTCTAACGAATGCAGGATTTGCGCATAATGCGGCACTGATTGCAAACATAGGCAATGGCCTCATATCTGTTATTGCAACATTTGTTGGCATGTCGATTATGAATCGCGTAAACAGGCGTAGCATGCTAATTGCGGGTATTATCGGCACCACTAGTTCGCTCTTATTAATCGTTGGCATTTCAGCCTTTCTCAGTCAGAGTACGCTACTACCAGTACTTGTCGTTCTTTGCACGATGATGTTTCTAGGCTTCTTTCAAGGTTTCATCTCACCATTAGTGTGGTTACTGCTGTCTGAAATATTCCCGCAAAATTTGCGAGGACTGGGGATGGGAGTCTCAACATTCTTCTTATGGTTTGCAAACTTTCTCGTTGGGTACTTCTTCCCAATACTATTGAGTGCCGTTGGAATGACATGGACATTCCTAATCTTCGTGTTTTTCAATATTCTGTCATTTATCTTTGCATACAAATATGCACCGGAAACTCGTGGGAAATCACTGGAACTGATCCAAATGGAGTTCAAATATGGTGATACATCAGGAATTAATCCGGAAGATAAATAA
- the iolG gene encoding inositol 2-dehydrogenase codes for MKKVHAGIIGLGRAGQMHLKNLMTIPEIEIEQVADVFIENVSSHLTDLGITNQTRDYHDILNNPRIDTVFIFTSTNTHEEIVTAAAKAGKNIFCEKPLSMNLEEEASLNVLREVKKAGVKLQIGFNRRMDPQFRNIYENVRNGKIGTPQVVKITSRDPDLLPHDLIQRIGGLLFDFTMHDFDMARYMMNSNITEVYAKGGTLIDPTLKDIDDIDTLALVLQFENGTYGLIDNSRRAVYGYDQRVEVFGSEGMLKAENVSNSTVELYTNKREELAKPLPIFKERYHEAYLAEMHAFVRAILDDEPLVAQGRDVIMAQRAAIAAKKSLETGVPQKVDTTYSLD; via the coding sequence ATGAAAAAAGTACATGCAGGTATTATTGGCTTGGGTCGCGCAGGGCAAATGCATCTAAAGAATTTGATGACAATCCCAGAAATTGAGATCGAGCAAGTTGCTGATGTCTTTATTGAAAACGTTTCGAGTCATCTAACTGATCTCGGAATCACCAACCAGACTCGTGATTATCACGATATCTTAAACAACCCTAGAATTGACACCGTTTTCATCTTCACATCTACTAATACCCATGAAGAAATTGTCACCGCTGCTGCTAAAGCTGGTAAGAATATCTTCTGCGAAAAGCCGTTAAGTATGAATCTTGAAGAAGAAGCCAGTTTAAATGTGTTGCGGGAAGTGAAAAAAGCTGGTGTAAAACTTCAAATCGGCTTCAATCGGCGAATGGATCCTCAATTCCGTAATATTTATGAAAATGTTCGTAACGGAAAAATCGGTACCCCACAAGTTGTTAAAATCACATCTCGAGATCCAGATCTTTTACCTCACGATTTAATTCAACGAATCGGTGGCTTGTTATTTGATTTCACAATGCATGATTTTGATATGGCTCGTTATATGATGAATAGTAATATTACCGAAGTCTACGCAAAAGGCGGTACCCTTATCGACCCAACATTAAAGGATATTGACGATATTGATACCCTTGCTTTGGTTCTTCAATTTGAAAACGGTACTTATGGCTTAATCGATAATAGTCGGCGAGCAGTATATGGCTATGATCAACGTGTCGAGGTTTTTGGATCAGAAGGAATGTTGAAGGCTGAAAACGTCAGCAACAGTACTGTAGAGCTGTATACTAATAAACGTGAGGAATTAGCAAAACCACTACCAATTTTCAAGGAACGTTATCACGAAGCCTATTTAGCTGAAATGCATGCATTTGTTCGTGCAATTTTAGATGATGAACCACTAGTTGCACAGGGCCGTGACGTCATTATGGCTCAACGAGCTGCTATTGCGGCTAAGAAGTCATTGGAAACCGGCGTACCACAAAAGGTTGATACTACCTATTCTTTAGACTAG
- a CDS encoding heme-degrading domain-containing protein, whose translation MLDQAKIIKQENNASLEHFNLSDVDQLVSSLKKVGQADFDKVCILIKINKRVVFFHAGIHTTNENNLWIHKKENIVDKFDHSSLLEKAIYADDPEAFYANNGLNRSDYAIVGGGFPIGIKNTGTVGSLIVSGLTDEEDHELAYHALLDLQSQQG comes from the coding sequence ATGCTGGATCAAGCCAAAATTATAAAACAAGAAAATAACGCCTCACTCGAACATTTTAATTTAAGTGATGTTGACCAACTAGTCTCAAGTTTGAAAAAGGTTGGACAAGCAGACTTTGATAAGGTTTGTATTCTAATCAAAATCAATAAGCGCGTCGTCTTCTTTCACGCAGGGATTCATACAACAAACGAAAACAATCTCTGGATTCACAAAAAAGAAAATATTGTTGATAAATTCGATCACAGTTCTTTGCTTGAAAAAGCAATTTATGCAGACGATCCTGAAGCATTTTATGCTAACAACGGCCTAAACCGTAGCGATTATGCCATTGTTGGCGGTGGTTTCCCAATTGGAATTAAAAATACTGGAACAGTCGGCAGCTTGATTGTCTCTGGACTAACCGATGAAGAAGACCACGAACTTGCCTATCACGCACTATTAGATCTTCAATCTCAGCAAGGCTAA